In Puniceicoccus vermicola, a single window of DNA contains:
- a CDS encoding HdeD family acid-resistance protein has translation MSQNPVPSPFLNVSPEILQRHAKSAKIAGIVCILIGIAAMAIPGVFTLGIEIFIGSLLLVAGLTQVFAAVGSIGSRHWFLALLTGILTTAVGILFLTNPLKGIITLTALLGIFFLASGIVRLIYSFQLSGKGSAGVSIFNAIVTIILGALVLSGWPESSPVILGIFLGIDLIFFGLFLLTYSSACKRFSEEKGRPPESL, from the coding sequence ATGAGCCAAAATCCTGTGCCCTCTCCTTTTTTGAACGTCTCGCCCGAGATTCTTCAGCGCCACGCGAAGTCGGCCAAAATTGCAGGAATTGTTTGCATCCTCATCGGAATCGCCGCCATGGCCATCCCTGGGGTCTTCACCTTGGGCATTGAAATTTTCATCGGTAGCCTCCTTCTGGTCGCTGGATTAACGCAGGTCTTCGCCGCTGTCGGTTCCATCGGTTCGCGCCACTGGTTCTTGGCTCTCCTTACGGGGATTCTGACCACCGCCGTCGGTATTCTTTTCCTCACCAATCCACTGAAGGGCATCATCACCCTGACTGCTCTCCTCGGTATCTTTTTCCTCGCAAGCGGAATCGTCAGGCTCATCTACAGCTTTCAACTCAGCGGAAAAGGCAGCGCCGGAGTCTCCATCTTCAACGCGATCGTGACGATCATCCTCGGTGCACTCGTCCTCTCAGGATGGCCCGAGTCCTCCCCGGTCATCCTGGGCATTTTTCTCGGGATCGACCTCATCTTCTTTGGCCTCTTCCTCCTGACCTACTCCAGCGCTTGCAAAAGATTCAGCGAAGAAAAAGGGCGCCCTCCCGAATCCCTCTAA
- a CDS encoding glycosyl transferase family protein: protein MLETILFIIWLICRVIMIGLIIIFLVSGLDDFFVDLVYYVRGAYRFLFKRNMVKPVTREQLESIPEKPVAIMVPAWQESAVIADMILNFRKSVKYDNWVLFVGTYPNDPDTFREAERARCYIPNTEVVVTPAPGPTCKSDCLNWVYQGILLYEERTGIKFDIFLMHDAEDMVHPDSVKFYNYLMPRMDFIQTPVVPLSRKWYQLVGGVYMDEFAESHLKDMRMREFMTGVLPSAGVGTALSRAAIEYLAKQRRNQIFDVTSLTEDYIMGLSLRGMRGKKIFLQQYIEVEKKTKSLILRREKTKKVKELIATKEYFPHTFNTSSRQKSRWTLGIALQGWRVGWSIHPLLNYWLMRDRKGIVNSFAVILGYCVAVFLGLFYLLGLVFPALQLPLILTEGDWVVKMLYVVMGLFAWRLLNRFLCTTRFYNLFQGLLSPIRMLVGNFVNFRAAWIAVRQFTRAKIRGETPAWIKTDHAFPSQGQLKSYHRRIGEILTERGLVTEIQLAECLKLQEETGRKLGEILVEKELLWEEELVEALAVQNGNAFVELDPYAVAPDLLTKIPEELAREMRIFPVSFQNNVFVLATDIIDVGDEESENNRDRRERELGERFGCAIRMAWASARDIDFAIDRAYKEAPAQFSPIKGRLGERLVQMGKLTRDELVEALRIQKRSREKLGHILIGMGKTSQSEIDEVISYQTQNA, encoded by the coding sequence GTGCTCGAAACCATTCTATTCATCATCTGGCTCATTTGCCGGGTGATCATGATCGGACTGATCATAATCTTCCTTGTGAGCGGCTTGGACGACTTCTTCGTCGACCTCGTTTACTACGTGCGGGGGGCGTATCGGTTTTTGTTCAAACGGAACATGGTCAAGCCCGTGACTCGGGAGCAGCTCGAATCGATCCCGGAAAAGCCGGTAGCGATCATGGTTCCCGCTTGGCAGGAATCCGCAGTCATTGCGGACATGATCCTCAACTTTCGTAAATCCGTAAAATACGACAACTGGGTTCTCTTCGTCGGGACTTACCCCAATGATCCGGATACCTTCCGCGAGGCCGAGCGCGCTCGCTGCTATATTCCCAACACCGAAGTCGTGGTGACTCCCGCTCCGGGTCCAACTTGTAAATCCGACTGCCTAAACTGGGTCTATCAGGGCATTCTCCTCTACGAAGAACGAACTGGTATCAAGTTCGACATTTTCCTCATGCATGATGCAGAGGACATGGTCCACCCAGACTCGGTTAAGTTCTATAACTACTTGATGCCGCGAATGGATTTCATTCAGACACCGGTGGTCCCCCTCTCGCGCAAATGGTATCAGCTAGTGGGCGGGGTCTACATGGATGAGTTTGCCGAGAGCCACCTCAAAGACATGCGGATGCGGGAATTCATGACCGGGGTTCTCCCCTCTGCGGGAGTTGGGACTGCCCTTTCGCGCGCAGCAATCGAGTACCTCGCCAAGCAAAGACGCAATCAGATCTTTGACGTCACCTCTCTGACCGAAGACTACATCATGGGCCTCTCCTTACGGGGAATGAGAGGAAAAAAAATCTTCCTTCAGCAATACATTGAGGTCGAGAAGAAGACCAAGTCACTCATTCTCCGCCGGGAAAAGACAAAGAAGGTCAAGGAACTCATCGCGACCAAAGAGTACTTCCCCCATACCTTCAACACCTCCTCGAGACAAAAATCCCGATGGACACTCGGCATCGCCCTGCAAGGCTGGCGTGTCGGCTGGAGCATCCACCCTCTCCTGAACTACTGGCTCATGCGGGATCGCAAAGGAATCGTCAACAGCTTTGCCGTCATCCTCGGCTACTGCGTGGCTGTCTTCCTCGGCCTATTCTATCTCCTTGGTCTCGTTTTCCCAGCACTCCAACTCCCCCTGATCCTGACCGAAGGGGACTGGGTCGTGAAGATGCTCTATGTCGTTATGGGACTCTTCGCTTGGCGGCTCCTCAATCGTTTCCTCTGCACCACCCGCTTTTACAACCTCTTTCAGGGGCTCCTCTCTCCCATCCGGATGCTCGTCGGTAATTTTGTCAACTTCCGGGCAGCATGGATTGCGGTCCGGCAATTCACACGGGCCAAGATCCGCGGCGAAACCCCGGCTTGGATCAAGACGGACCACGCCTTCCCCAGCCAAGGGCAACTCAAATCCTACCACCGTAGGATCGGGGAAATTCTCACCGAGCGAGGCTTGGTAACTGAGATCCAGCTCGCCGAGTGCCTCAAGCTTCAGGAAGAGACAGGACGCAAGCTCGGCGAAATTCTCGTTGAAAAAGAACTCCTCTGGGAAGAAGAACTTGTGGAAGCCCTCGCCGTCCAAAATGGGAACGCCTTCGTTGAACTCGATCCCTATGCTGTCGCCCCGGACCTCCTCACAAAGATCCCCGAAGAGCTAGCCCGCGAGATGAGGATCTTTCCTGTTTCCTTCCAGAATAATGTTTTCGTCCTCGCGACCGATATCATTGATGTTGGAGACGAGGAATCCGAAAACAACCGGGACCGGCGTGAGCGCGAACTCGGTGAACGCTTCGGCTGCGCCATTCGCATGGCTTGGGCCTCGGCCCGCGACATCGATTTTGCAATTGATCGCGCTTACAAAGAGGCTCCCGCTCAATTCTCTCCGATCAAAGGTCGCCTCGGGGAACGGCTGGTGCAAATGGGCAAGCTCACCCGCGACGAGCTCGTCGAAGCTCTGCGCATTCAAAAACGCTCCCGAGAAAAACTCGGGCATATCCTCATTGGAATGGGAAAGACCTCCCAATCCGAGATCGATGAGGTGATCAGCTACCAGACTCAGAATGCATAA
- a CDS encoding HAD family hydrolase, whose amino-acid sequence MILFFDIDETLVDQSRSEKIAATHFWDELKLAKQYTLPAFHREWETSKNRSIQKYLNGEISFPEQRRERIRHFFPGQNENDTTIDSYFEIYREAFEASWSLFPDVCPCLDRFRDSRLGIISNGDSQQQRRKLQNTGIFERFEVIVISGDCGFPKPNKEIFIEACKQMGAKPERCLYIGDHYETDIIGCTSAGMNGILINRPQKKHPESTFAISSLRELNEETLNQAARNTDADQH is encoded by the coding sequence ATGATCCTTTTCTTCGACATCGACGAAACCTTGGTCGACCAAAGTCGTTCCGAAAAGATCGCAGCGACCCACTTTTGGGACGAACTTAAACTGGCGAAACAATACACCCTTCCCGCTTTTCACCGTGAATGGGAAACCTCCAAGAATCGTAGTATCCAAAAATATCTGAACGGAGAAATCAGCTTCCCTGAGCAAAGGAGAGAGAGAATCCGTCACTTTTTCCCCGGTCAGAATGAGAACGACACGACCATCGATTCCTATTTCGAAATCTACCGGGAAGCGTTCGAAGCGAGCTGGAGCTTATTCCCCGATGTCTGTCCCTGCCTCGACCGCTTCCGTGACTCACGTTTGGGGATCATTTCCAATGGAGATTCTCAGCAGCAAAGAAGGAAACTCCAGAATACTGGAATCTTCGAACGATTTGAGGTAATCGTCATTTCCGGAGATTGTGGATTTCCCAAGCCCAACAAAGAGATCTTCATCGAGGCCTGTAAACAGATGGGCGCAAAGCCTGAGAGATGCCTCTACATCGGGGATCATTACGAGACGGACATCATAGGATGTACATCCGCGGGGATGAACGGAATCCTGATCAACCGACCCCAAAAGAAGCACCCCGAATCAACATTCGCGATCAGTTCCCTTCGGGAACTTAATGAAGAAACACTGAACCAGGCAGCCCGCAATACAGACGCTGATCAACACTGA
- the hisH gene encoding imidazole glycerol phosphate synthase subunit HisH produces MKEAGPESVKPRVAVIDYGMGNLRSVANAFEKVGGDVSIVDRPAGDDWEAVVLPGVGALGDCVSSLRQAGFDRWIADWIAADRPFMGICLGLQALFDHSEEGDVEGLGIFAGKVMRFQIDRSLKVPHMGWNSVSFQQGADDPYREKLQDGDQFYFDHTYHVVPDDSGLAWCSTDYGGSFVSAIRHGNCLATQFHPEKSQAKGLQIYMNFLNHAACGTRSAE; encoded by the coding sequence GTGAAAGAAGCCGGTCCAGAATCAGTTAAGCCCCGTGTCGCCGTGATCGATTACGGCATGGGAAACCTTCGAAGCGTTGCCAATGCTTTTGAAAAAGTAGGGGGCGATGTCTCGATTGTGGACCGTCCGGCAGGCGACGACTGGGAGGCGGTCGTTCTCCCCGGTGTCGGAGCTCTTGGAGATTGCGTGAGCAGTTTGCGGCAGGCGGGTTTCGACCGCTGGATCGCGGATTGGATCGCGGCCGACCGCCCGTTTATGGGGATTTGCCTCGGATTGCAGGCGCTTTTTGACCATTCGGAAGAGGGAGATGTCGAGGGGCTGGGGATTTTCGCCGGCAAAGTCATGCGCTTCCAGATCGACCGATCCCTTAAAGTGCCGCACATGGGGTGGAATTCGGTTTCGTTTCAGCAGGGGGCTGATGATCCGTATCGGGAGAAACTTCAGGATGGCGATCAGTTCTATTTTGACCACACCTACCATGTCGTTCCGGACGATTCGGGCCTCGCTTGGTGCTCGACGGACTACGGAGGTTCGTTTGTCAGTGCGATTCGGCACGGAAATTGCCTCGCTACCCAGTTCCATCCTGAGAAAAGTCAGGCTAAAGGATTGCAAATATACATGAATTTCTTGAACCATGCCGCTTGCGGAACTCGATCCGCTGAATAA
- the wecB gene encoding non-hydrolyzing UDP-N-acetylglucosamine 2-epimerase, with the protein MSKPKVLVVAGTRPEAVKMAPVQFALSRSSILEPVFCSTAQHRQMMDQTLGVFGITPDLDLDLMRPGQTLPSLTAAVVEGATRALQEVKPAAVLVQGDTTTVLGTALAAFYERVPIGHVEAGLRTYDFDAPWPEEMNRRLVDPISQWCFAPTEFSQANLLKESIDASRCAVTGNTVIDALLWIRTVQEGQGTNADEIAQKCGISESFKKSYLEGDKPWILVTGHRRESFGGGFEKICEAILALAEQWPDLGILYPVHLNPSVQEPVNRLLGKHPRICLAKPCGYYDFIWLMSQCHFLLSDSGGVQEEAPSLGKPVLVMRETTERPEGVDAGTCRLVGTDPDRILTEAGLLLGDSDEYTRRSGLQNPYGDGQAAERIRERLEADLG; encoded by the coding sequence ATGAGTAAACCGAAAGTTCTCGTCGTTGCCGGCACTCGCCCGGAAGCGGTAAAAATGGCTCCCGTGCAGTTCGCGCTTTCAAGGTCGTCGATCCTTGAGCCCGTTTTCTGCTCCACGGCCCAGCATCGCCAGATGATGGACCAGACTCTCGGTGTTTTTGGCATTACTCCCGACCTGGATCTCGATCTGATGCGACCGGGACAGACCCTCCCCAGTCTCACCGCTGCTGTCGTTGAGGGAGCAACCCGCGCTCTTCAGGAGGTCAAGCCAGCCGCAGTTCTCGTCCAAGGCGACACGACGACTGTTCTCGGCACGGCCCTCGCGGCTTTTTACGAACGTGTCCCCATCGGCCACGTCGAAGCAGGGCTCCGCACCTACGACTTTGACGCCCCGTGGCCCGAAGAAATGAACCGCCGCCTAGTCGACCCGATCTCCCAGTGGTGCTTCGCACCTACCGAGTTCTCCCAGGCCAATCTTCTCAAGGAGTCCATCGACGCCAGCCGGTGCGCAGTCACGGGCAACACTGTCATCGACGCCCTCCTCTGGATCCGCACGGTTCAAGAAGGCCAGGGAACCAATGCGGACGAAATCGCCCAGAAGTGCGGCATCTCCGAATCCTTCAAGAAATCCTACCTCGAAGGTGACAAGCCCTGGATTTTGGTAACCGGGCACCGTCGGGAATCCTTCGGCGGAGGATTCGAGAAAATTTGTGAAGCCATACTTGCCCTCGCCGAACAGTGGCCCGACCTCGGGATCCTATACCCCGTTCACCTGAACCCCAGCGTTCAGGAACCCGTGAATCGCCTGCTCGGCAAGCATCCCCGAATCTGCCTTGCCAAGCCCTGTGGATACTATGATTTCATCTGGCTCATGAGCCAATGTCACTTCCTCCTCAGCGATTCCGGAGGAGTCCAGGAGGAAGCCCCCAGTCTCGGCAAACCTGTCCTCGTCATGCGCGAGACCACCGAGCGTCCCGAAGGCGTCGACGCTGGCACCTGCCGCCTCGTTGGCACTGATCCAGACCGAATCCTCACCGAGGCTGGCCTCCTCCTCGGCGACTCCGACGAATATACCCGCCGAAGCGGCCTTCAGAATCCCTACGGCGACGGCCAAGCCGCCGAGCGCATCCGCGAGCGCCTCGAGGCGGATCTGGGCTAG
- a CDS encoding DUF6159 family protein, translated as MFESWSRSWEFAKLSYQTLLENKHLILFPIISTLAAILVIASFALPLWQTGQIEVWMNDSQPQSESQEVLMYVTMFLFYFCNYFVITFFNTALVASVMNIMEGGPGKLSFGLSFATKRIHSIFGWAVVSAVVGMILRALEKNNKIGAIISSIIGTAWTALSFFVVPILVAEGLGPIAAIKRSGGILKNTWGTALIGNFSLGGISFLLMLPILLVGGLLLYLNQPLVAIGICVPLLILVSVIASTADYIFKAYLYSYATGRALPDEVDTAAMSQAFRQR; from the coding sequence ATGTTTGAATCCTGGTCCCGCAGTTGGGAGTTTGCGAAGCTGAGCTACCAGACTCTTCTCGAGAATAAACATCTTATTCTTTTCCCGATCATTTCCACCCTTGCGGCGATCTTGGTCATCGCAAGTTTTGCACTGCCTCTCTGGCAGACGGGTCAGATCGAGGTCTGGATGAATGATTCGCAGCCGCAGAGCGAATCGCAGGAAGTTCTCATGTATGTGACGATGTTCCTCTTCTACTTCTGCAATTACTTTGTCATTACCTTTTTCAATACCGCTCTCGTTGCTTCGGTGATGAACATTATGGAAGGCGGGCCCGGTAAACTCAGCTTTGGGCTTTCCTTCGCCACCAAGCGTATTCACTCCATCTTCGGTTGGGCCGTGGTCTCGGCGGTGGTGGGGATGATTCTTCGCGCCTTGGAGAAGAATAACAAAATCGGGGCGATCATTTCCTCGATTATCGGCACGGCCTGGACTGCCCTCTCCTTCTTTGTCGTGCCAATTCTTGTCGCCGAGGGGCTCGGTCCCATCGCTGCCATCAAGCGCTCTGGAGGCATCCTCAAAAACACTTGGGGCACGGCCCTGATTGGAAATTTCTCCCTGGGCGGGATCTCATTCCTCCTCATGCTTCCCATTCTCCTCGTTGGAGGCCTCCTCCTCTACTTGAATCAGCCGCTCGTCGCCATCGGGATCTGCGTTCCCCTCCTCATTCTCGTCTCGGTCATTGCGAGCACCGCCGACTATATCTTCAAGGCCTATCTCTATTCCTACGCCACCGGACGCGCTCTGCCTGACGAAGTCGATACCGCCGCAATGAGCCAAGCCTTTCGCCAGCGCTAA
- a CDS encoding citrate synthase produces MPKSKMEENVTLKIGDKSYECPVITGTENEKAFDIRKIRAESGYISYDESYGNTGSCQSEITFINGEKGILRYRGYPIEDLAEHSSFLESTYLIIYGELPTQSQLDAFRNKVRDSAEVHVGMEHHFDGFPTGSHPMAILSAMLNSLGCYYPEMSTNNRQQDLESFDDAVAVLLSKVRTLAAMSYRMQVGKHFIYPKHKLRYSENFLHMMFSDPYQDYDDSSGLAHALDLFFLLHADHEQNCSTSTVRMVASGGANLFASVSAGVCALWGPLHGGANQAVIRMLQEIHDSGDDGRRFIESAKSGDAKLMGFGHRVYKNYDPRARILGKAAEKVLSAIGYEDDPLLNIARNLEQAALEDDYFVERKLYPNVDFYSGLILKAAGIPPEFFTVMFAIGRMPGWLANWHEVASDEKARIHRPRQVYQGPGVRDYVPIENR; encoded by the coding sequence GTGCCCAAATCCAAAATGGAAGAAAACGTTACTCTCAAAATCGGAGACAAATCTTATGAATGCCCCGTCATCACCGGGACAGAAAATGAGAAGGCCTTCGATATCCGCAAGATCCGCGCCGAATCCGGCTATATCTCGTATGACGAGAGCTACGGGAATACGGGATCGTGTCAGAGTGAGATTACTTTCATCAATGGGGAGAAGGGGATCCTCCGTTACCGCGGATACCCGATCGAGGACCTCGCCGAGCACTCCTCCTTCCTCGAAAGCACTTATTTGATTATTTACGGAGAGCTGCCAACTCAAAGTCAGCTCGATGCCTTCCGTAATAAGGTGCGCGACAGTGCCGAAGTTCACGTGGGGATGGAGCACCACTTTGATGGATTTCCCACTGGTTCCCATCCGATGGCCATTCTCTCGGCCATGTTAAACTCCCTCGGTTGCTACTATCCGGAGATGTCCACCAATAACCGGCAGCAGGATTTGGAGAGCTTTGACGATGCCGTGGCCGTCCTCCTTTCCAAGGTTCGCACCTTGGCCGCGATGTCCTACCGGATGCAGGTCGGGAAACACTTCATCTACCCGAAGCACAAGTTGCGGTATTCTGAGAACTTCCTGCACATGATGTTCTCCGATCCGTATCAAGACTACGACGATTCTTCGGGTCTTGCCCATGCTCTGGACCTTTTCTTCCTCCTTCACGCTGATCACGAGCAAAACTGCAGCACCTCGACCGTGCGGATGGTTGCTAGTGGTGGTGCGAACCTTTTCGCTTCGGTTTCGGCGGGAGTCTGTGCTCTGTGGGGGCCGTTGCACGGTGGCGCCAATCAGGCCGTCATCCGGATGCTTCAGGAAATTCACGACTCGGGAGACGATGGACGCCGCTTCATCGAGTCAGCCAAGTCCGGCGACGCCAAGCTCATGGGCTTCGGTCACCGGGTTTATAAGAATTATGATCCCCGCGCCCGGATTCTTGGGAAAGCAGCGGAGAAAGTTCTTTCGGCCATTGGTTACGAAGACGATCCGCTCCTCAATATTGCCCGCAATCTTGAGCAGGCTGCGCTGGAGGACGATTATTTTGTTGAGCGCAAGCTCTACCCGAACGTCGACTTCTACAGCGGTTTGATTCTCAAGGCCGCAGGCATTCCGCCGGAATTCTTTACGGTTATGTTTGCCATCGGCCGTATGCCAGGATGGCTCGCCAATTGGCACGAAGTGGCTTCAGACGAGAAAGCCCGTATCCACCGTCCCCGTCAGGTCTACCAAGGCCCGGGAGTTCGCGACTACGTTCCGATCGAAAACCGATAG
- a CDS encoding helicase associated domain-containing protein, with amino-acid sequence MAKRKSKKRKGHLARPPKRKKKDVFQPRPVTLTPEDEAFLEGEMPSSPPKTKPARNAKKERIHPSLDAVARFPQFNVYCRKVRETVSDELTTFAVEDVPTAKHRAWLRRYLKMEAKGELDQWRKELLDRIGFNWSDGLKRISLNEKPDEKEIAAWEEEFERLRVKIHGAPMPLAALMRVEEDLFQWTVDQLALSRPYWKKTLIDTKFKELFSGLASSMSPLALKRWRSSWINFQDVYPDGSGLEKKEDIEDSRKGQADRWADRQRTLKKSGKLADWQKSLLDEIGFHWGQVDAVVRMHARWYANLDRLLELESIHGKPISNKLAKSEGLNSWISRMRKHYSDGELPPEIIENFEAKGFEFDGETALRNRMDRDWEKHYKRLQGFREEFGHVRVPASFVEDPDLGVWLTHQRERMRNGKIQPEKRKALEDLGVASAPRGRASVQISPWRKMLRRLQKIASSRPDGKLPPDLELDPKIRTWMKRQRNYFREGELDSWQIYSLREIGFDPGFVPEIPPHVQENQRRWEANLEKLRSFIAEYGHASVPKREPFMKLYVFIERTRKRWRRGEFDEEHVEQLRKAGFVFDPSRVPTSSWMDMYAKLRAYYDEKGDSAVPRKYPADQGLAEYVAQQKQRGRTGLLTIEHIRLLDELDFPWSRGRPTPRDA; translated from the coding sequence ATGGCAAAACGAAAATCTAAAAAGCGGAAAGGGCATTTAGCCCGTCCTCCGAAGCGTAAGAAGAAAGACGTATTCCAGCCCCGGCCGGTGACACTTACCCCTGAGGACGAGGCATTTCTGGAGGGGGAGATGCCCTCATCCCCTCCGAAGACCAAGCCGGCTAGGAATGCGAAGAAGGAAAGGATTCACCCCTCTCTGGATGCGGTCGCCCGGTTCCCGCAATTCAATGTCTATTGTCGCAAAGTCAGGGAAACCGTTTCTGACGAGCTCACTACTTTCGCGGTCGAGGACGTGCCGACCGCCAAGCATCGTGCTTGGCTGCGCCGGTATCTGAAGATGGAAGCGAAGGGAGAACTCGATCAGTGGAGAAAGGAACTCCTCGACCGCATTGGGTTCAACTGGAGCGACGGACTAAAGCGAATTAGCCTAAACGAGAAGCCGGACGAAAAAGAGATAGCGGCTTGGGAAGAGGAATTCGAGCGCTTGCGCGTGAAAATTCACGGCGCGCCGATGCCGCTGGCCGCTCTGATGCGGGTCGAGGAAGATTTGTTCCAATGGACCGTGGACCAACTGGCGTTGTCTCGACCCTATTGGAAAAAAACTTTGATCGATACGAAGTTCAAAGAACTGTTTTCGGGCCTAGCGTCCTCGATGAGTCCGTTGGCTTTGAAGCGTTGGCGGAGTTCATGGATCAATTTTCAGGATGTCTACCCAGATGGGTCGGGCCTTGAGAAAAAGGAAGACATTGAGGATTCACGGAAGGGGCAGGCTGACCGCTGGGCGGATCGACAGCGTACGCTGAAGAAAAGTGGCAAACTGGCGGATTGGCAGAAGTCCTTGCTCGATGAAATTGGTTTCCATTGGGGGCAAGTGGATGCCGTCGTTCGGATGCATGCCCGCTGGTACGCAAATCTTGATCGCCTTCTGGAGTTGGAGTCCATTCACGGAAAGCCAATCTCGAATAAGCTCGCGAAATCGGAGGGCCTGAATTCTTGGATTTCCCGGATGCGGAAGCATTATTCGGATGGCGAGTTGCCGCCGGAAATTATCGAAAACTTCGAGGCGAAGGGATTCGAATTTGACGGTGAAACGGCTCTTCGCAACCGGATGGATCGGGACTGGGAGAAACACTACAAGAGGCTCCAAGGATTCCGGGAAGAGTTCGGACACGTGAGAGTTCCGGCCTCTTTTGTGGAGGACCCGGATCTCGGTGTTTGGCTGACTCACCAGCGCGAGAGGATGAGGAATGGCAAAATCCAACCGGAGAAACGGAAAGCGCTGGAGGATTTAGGAGTCGCCTCAGCCCCACGCGGCCGGGCGTCGGTCCAAATTTCGCCGTGGCGAAAAATGCTGCGTCGTCTTCAGAAAATTGCCTCATCTCGTCCGGACGGAAAATTACCGCCGGATCTGGAGCTGGATCCGAAGATTCGGACCTGGATGAAACGGCAGAGGAATTATTTCCGGGAAGGTGAGCTGGATTCGTGGCAGATCTATTCTCTGCGAGAAATCGGATTCGACCCCGGTTTTGTGCCGGAAATTCCACCTCACGTTCAAGAAAACCAGCGTCGCTGGGAGGCGAATCTCGAGAAGTTACGATCATTCATTGCGGAGTATGGCCACGCCAGTGTTCCCAAGAGAGAACCATTCATGAAACTCTATGTCTTCATCGAGCGTACCCGGAAACGTTGGCGCCGTGGCGAGTTCGATGAAGAGCATGTGGAGCAACTGCGTAAAGCCGGCTTTGTGTTTGATCCATCCAGAGTGCCGACATCTTCCTGGATGGATATGTACGCCAAGCTTCGTGCCTACTACGACGAGAAAGGAGACTCCGCCGTCCCCCGGAAGTATCCGGCTGACCAAGGGTTGGCCGAATATGTTGCCCAACAGAAACAACGCGGACGCACCGGCTTACTGACTATCGAACACATTCGCTTGCTCGATGAGCTTGATTTTCCATGGTCGCGCGGGCGCCCAACCCCGCGGGACGCATAG